A single genomic interval of Clostridium facile harbors:
- a CDS encoding ClpP family protease — MSEENFEPVIKPDEETNNDSTVEERKQDLNEIIETGSITTQGKYPIHCLTIIGQIEGHYILPPQNKTTKYEHVIPALVAIEQSPDIKGLVIILNTVGGDVEAGLAIAELISGIKKPTVSLVLGGGHSIGVPLAVSAKRSFIVPSASMTIHPVRMSGLVLGVPQTLSYFEKMQDRIIGFVTENSNITEEKFRQLMMNTGELVMDVGTVLDGKMAVESGLIDELGGISDAIECLYQMIEEEEKADDTNDN; from the coding sequence ATGAGCGAAGAAAATTTCGAACCTGTTATTAAACCAGATGAGGAAACCAATAATGATAGCACTGTAGAGGAACGCAAACAGGATTTAAACGAAATTATCGAAACAGGGTCGATTACAACTCAGGGAAAATATCCCATCCATTGTTTGACGATTATCGGACAGATAGAAGGACATTATATCCTTCCACCTCAAAATAAAACTACCAAGTATGAGCATGTGATTCCGGCATTAGTGGCGATTGAGCAATCTCCAGATATTAAAGGGCTTGTTATTATCCTGAATACCGTAGGGGGGGATGTGGAAGCTGGTTTGGCAATTGCGGAATTAATCTCCGGAATTAAAAAACCCACTGTTTCTTTAGTGCTGGGAGGAGGGCATTCCATTGGTGTACCATTGGCGGTTTCTGCGAAACGGTCTTTCATTGTACCATCCGCCAGTATGACAATCCATCCAGTCAGGATGAGTGGTCTAGTGCTTGGTGTACCACAAACCCTTTCCTATTTTGAGAAAATGCAGGATAGAATTATTGGTTTTGTCACGGAAAACTCCAATATTACAGAGGAAAAATTCCGCCAGTTGATGATGAATACCGGGGAATTAGTAATGGATGTTGGTACCGTATTAGATGGAAAAATGGCGGTGGAATCCGGTCTGATTGATGAATTGGGTGGAATTTCGGATGCGATTGAGTGTTTGTATCAAATGATTGAAGAGGAGGAAAAAGCGGATGATACAAACGATAATTGA
- a CDS encoding TIGR04076 family protein: protein MKKWYDEEYEFQIEVTGFLRGDHTERYCRNGEEIGDQYTCTYGCPVNQDGQGICSKVMMVLFPIMEAMRSGGNLENIGGNSKYSKEIVCPDGCVMFRLTAKKLGNPNFYKGKFFD from the coding sequence ATGAAGAAATGGTATGATGAGGAATATGAATTTCAAATTGAGGTGACAGGCTTTCTGCGTGGCGACCATACAGAGCGGTATTGCCGAAATGGGGAAGAAATTGGGGATCAATACACCTGCACCTATGGGTGCCCCGTCAATCAGGATGGACAGGGTATCTGTTCCAAAGTAATGATGGTTCTGTTTCCTATTATGGAGGCTATGAGAAGTGGCGGCAATTTAGAGAATATTGGAGGCAATAGCAAATACAGCAAGGAGATTGTATGTCCAGATGGATGCGTCATGTTCCGCTTAACAGCAAAAAAACTTGGAAATCCTAATTTTTATAAGGGAAAATTTTTTGATTAA
- a CDS encoding DUF3006 domain-containing protein: protein MWSVDRIENGIAVLENDHRIRKKVPLDQLPVDVTEGDVLVVQDDNYVVDQQETNRRREQAFQLQQRLFRKQ from the coding sequence ATGTGGAGTGTAGACCGGATAGAAAATGGTATTGCTGTACTAGAAAATGACCATAGAATACGGAAGAAAGTCCCCCTGGATCAGCTCCCGGTTGATGTTACAGAAGGGGATGTTCTGGTGGTACAGGACGACAATTATGTGGTGGACCAACAGGAAACCAACCGCCGCCGGGAACAGGCTTTTCAATTACAGCAGCGCCTTTTCCGAAAACAATAA
- a CDS encoding ComEC/Rec2 family competence protein — MAKRKNYYQKKNRKTKLGRVEGIIATVLVVAAAIAYFIYDHLPAQPLPGDGVSVHFIDVGQGDSTLIQYDGHNILIDAGENDQGNVVVDYLKSQGVDKLDLMIGSHPHSDHIGGMDTVLKAFDTETILMPELSKENTPTTKTYLEVLSAAEQQGKTITVAAPGQTFTYGQAKISILGPVQEYNDLNSNSVVAKFSYGDTSFLFGGDMEAQAEQDLLESGANVKSTVLKLSHHGSNTSNSQDFLDAVQANDYVICVGSGNSYGHPHQEILDRIAGKSVYRTDLNGTIVFHSDGANLTVTTER, encoded by the coding sequence ATGGCAAAAAGGAAAAACTACTACCAAAAGAAAAACCGGAAAACGAAACTAGGCCGTGTAGAAGGAATCATTGCCACAGTTCTGGTTGTGGCGGCTGCAATCGCCTATTTTATTTATGACCATCTCCCTGCCCAGCCTTTGCCTGGGGATGGCGTCAGTGTCCATTTTATTGACGTTGGCCAAGGGGACAGCACCCTGATTCAATACGATGGGCATAATATTTTAATCGATGCCGGAGAAAATGACCAGGGGAATGTGGTAGTGGATTACCTAAAATCCCAAGGAGTGGATAAGCTGGACTTGATGATTGGAAGCCATCCTCATTCCGACCATATTGGTGGAATGGATACTGTTTTAAAAGCATTTGACACCGAAACCATTCTGATGCCGGAATTGAGCAAAGAAAACACCCCCACCACGAAAACATATCTGGAGGTGCTTTCCGCGGCAGAGCAACAAGGAAAAACCATTACAGTTGCAGCACCAGGTCAAACGTTTACCTATGGGCAGGCAAAAATTTCGATTCTAGGGCCAGTTCAGGAGTATAATGACCTAAACAGCAACTCTGTTGTGGCAAAATTCAGCTATGGAGATACCTCTTTCCTGTTTGGTGGAGATATGGAAGCACAAGCAGAACAAGATCTCTTGGAATCTGGTGCCAACGTTAAATCAACGGTGCTTAAATTGAGCCATCATGGAAGCAATACTTCCAACAGTCAAGATTTTTTAGATGCGGTACAGGCTAACGATTACGTTATCTGTGTTGGTTCCGGAAACAGTTATGGGCATCCCCATCAAGAAATATTGGACCGAATAGCTGGAAAATCTGTTTATCGTACTGACCTAAATGGAACCATTGTGTTCCATTCGGATGGAGCAAATTTGACGGTTACAACCGAAAGATAA
- a CDS encoding YlzJ-like family protein, which yields MIQTIIDLNEVFDMNYAKKIPEQQYKRVDNCILFGVKCNEGFRVNQIFSTNPADYLNPSYQSGNIIH from the coding sequence ATGATACAAACGATAATTGACTTAAATGAAGTATTTGATATGAACTATGCGAAAAAAATTCCTGAACAACAGTATAAAAGGGTTGATAATTGCATACTATTTGGTGTAAAATGTAATGAGGGTTTTCGTGTAAACCAGATTTTCAGCACCAATCCAGCTGATTATTTAAATCCCAGCTATCAATCGGGAAATATCATTCATTAA
- a CDS encoding TIGR03960 family B12-binding radical SAM protein: MVPQAIEQLLPLVQKPARYVGGELGCIYKKKDQVTVRFAFCFPDTYEVGMSHLGMKILYQVLNDMPNCWCERVFAPWLDFEKQMKQHNIPLYALESFDPLSDFDIIGFTLQYELSYTNILNMLDLGGVPVKASERKGLHNLVVAGGPCACNPEPLADFVDLFMLGEGEEVIQELVNLYDEAKQQGWSKEAFLQKAAQIGGIYVPSLYEVDYNQDGTIASITPTHGAPEKVTKRIIKDMDNVTYPDTFIVPFIQTVHDRGMIELMRGCIRGCRFCQAGFLYRPLREKSPDVLCAQGKALCENTGFEEVSLSSLSTSDYSQLPQLLDTFMDYTEKNKINLSLPSLRIDNFSDELLEKIAKVRKSGLTFAPEAGTQRLRDVINKNVTEEEVMSTCRIAFEGGYTSVKLYFMLGLPTETMDDVAGIVQLGQKVVDLYYSLPNRKKGKGGVSVSISASTFVPKPFTPFQWEPQDTPEMVAEKQKHMVASTTTKKIRLSWHEVHTSQLEAVLARGDRRLGEVLYRAWKKGCYFDSWEENFFFDRWQEAMEESSLTMEFYANRRRDFSEVLPWSHLDYGISESFLKRENEKAKQEKVTPNCRLQCSGCSANKLIGGPCFE; encoded by the coding sequence ATGGTACCACAAGCCATTGAACAGCTGCTACCATTGGTACAAAAGCCAGCCCGCTATGTAGGTGGGGAATTAGGCTGTATTTACAAAAAAAAAGACCAAGTAACAGTACGGTTCGCCTTTTGTTTTCCTGATACCTATGAGGTGGGCATGTCCCACCTGGGAATGAAAATCCTGTACCAGGTGTTGAATGATATGCCAAACTGCTGGTGCGAGCGGGTTTTTGCGCCCTGGCTGGACTTTGAAAAGCAAATGAAACAGCATAACATCCCGTTGTACGCTTTGGAAAGCTTTGACCCATTATCCGATTTTGATATTATCGGCTTTACCCTGCAATATGAACTTTCCTACACTAATATCTTAAATATGTTGGATTTAGGTGGAGTTCCAGTAAAGGCTTCGGAACGGAAAGGGCTGCACAACCTGGTCGTGGCAGGCGGCCCCTGTGCCTGTAATCCGGAACCCCTGGCGGATTTTGTTGACCTCTTTATGCTGGGAGAAGGGGAAGAAGTGATTCAGGAACTGGTAAACCTATATGACGAGGCAAAACAGCAAGGCTGGAGCAAAGAAGCGTTTTTGCAAAAAGCTGCCCAGATAGGCGGAATCTATGTGCCATCCCTGTACGAAGTGGATTACAACCAGGATGGTACCATTGCCAGCATTACGCCAACCCATGGAGCACCGGAAAAAGTGACCAAACGGATTATCAAGGATATGGACAACGTCACCTATCCGGATACTTTTATTGTGCCGTTTATCCAAACAGTACATGACCGTGGTATGATTGAACTGATGCGTGGCTGTATCCGTGGATGCCGTTTTTGCCAGGCGGGGTTCCTGTACCGTCCTTTGCGGGAAAAATCTCCAGATGTCCTCTGTGCCCAAGGGAAAGCCCTGTGTGAAAACACAGGCTTTGAGGAGGTTTCTTTGTCCTCCCTTTCTACTAGCGATTATTCCCAGCTGCCACAATTGCTGGACACATTTATGGATTATACCGAAAAAAACAAAATCAACCTTTCCCTTCCCTCTTTGCGGATTGATAATTTCTCCGACGAATTACTGGAGAAGATCGCGAAAGTCCGCAAAAGCGGCTTGACGTTTGCGCCAGAAGCGGGAACTCAACGTTTGCGGGATGTCATCAATAAAAATGTCACTGAAGAAGAAGTGATGTCTACCTGCCGAATTGCGTTTGAGGGTGGATATACCTCCGTCAAACTCTATTTTATGTTGGGGCTGCCAACCGAAACCATGGACGATGTAGCAGGAATTGTCCAACTGGGGCAAAAGGTAGTTGACCTATATTACAGCCTACCAAACCGTAAAAAAGGAAAAGGTGGGGTCAGTGTTTCCATCAGCGCCTCTACTTTTGTACCAAAGCCGTTTACTCCATTCCAATGGGAACCACAGGACACTCCAGAAATGGTAGCAGAAAAACAAAAACACATGGTAGCGAGCACAACAACCAAAAAAATTCGTTTAAGTTGGCATGAAGTCCATACCAGCCAATTGGAAGCGGTACTGGCACGGGGTGACCGTCGTTTGGGAGAAGTCCTTTACCGCGCCTGGAAAAAAGGCTGTTATTTTGATTCCTGGGAAGAAAACTTTTTCTTCGACCGTTGGCAGGAAGCGATGGAAGAATCCAGTTTGACCATGGAATTTTACGCCAACCGCCGCCGTGACTTCTCCGAAGTGCTGCCCTGGTCTCATCTGGATTATGGGATCAGCGAATCTTTCCTGAAACGGGAAAACGAAAAGGCAAAACAGGAAAAAGTGACGCCAAACTGCCGGTTGCAGTGTTCTGGCTGTTCTGCCAATAAACTGATTGGAGGGCCTTGCTTTGAATGA
- a CDS encoding undecaprenyl-diphosphate phosphatase, translating to MSIIESFIQAIVQGLTEFLPVSSSGHLSLVQHFFGVNGESAVFFTILLHLGTLVAVFIAFRELIWKLIKEFFSMIKDIFTGKFSFKKMNPERNMIIMLIIALLPLIPVYFFKDFFTGVASDADIIVEGICFLYTATILFLSDRCGHGKKTIGQINTRNALTIGIFQCVALLPGVSRSGSTISAGLFCGLSRKTAVEFSFVLGIPAIIGGCLSEFGDLNAEGVASIGIAPMIIGFVVSAVVGFLAIKLVQWLINSDKFKIFAIYTAILGVIVLVLGIIEHVSGQTIMQMIA from the coding sequence TTGTCAATTATCGAATCATTTATTCAAGCCATCGTACAGGGACTGACAGAATTCCTGCCAGTTTCCAGTTCAGGACATCTTTCGTTGGTACAGCACTTTTTTGGGGTAAATGGGGAAAGCGCCGTATTTTTTACCATCCTGCTCCACTTGGGTACCTTGGTAGCCGTATTTATCGCGTTCCGAGAATTAATCTGGAAATTAATTAAAGAGTTCTTTTCCATGATTAAGGATATTTTTACCGGAAAATTCTCCTTTAAAAAGATGAATCCAGAGCGAAATATGATTATTATGTTAATCATTGCGTTGTTGCCGCTGATTCCAGTGTACTTCTTCAAGGATTTCTTTACCGGAGTCGCTTCCGATGCGGACATCATTGTAGAAGGGATTTGCTTCTTATACACCGCAACGATCCTGTTTTTATCCGACCGTTGTGGTCATGGTAAAAAAACAATTGGTCAGATTAATACCCGCAATGCTTTAACCATTGGTATTTTCCAGTGTGTTGCGTTGCTGCCAGGGGTATCCCGTTCCGGTTCTACGATTTCCGCTGGTTTATTCTGCGGTTTATCCCGTAAAACAGCTGTGGAATTCAGCTTTGTACTTGGAATTCCAGCCATCATTGGCGGATGTCTATCCGAATTTGGAGACTTAAATGCAGAAGGGGTTGCAAGTATTGGTATCGCCCCCATGATAATTGGGTTTGTGGTATCCGCTGTTGTAGGTTTCCTAGCAATTAAACTGGTGCAATGGCTGATTAATTCGGACAAATTCAAAATTTTCGCAATTTACACTGCGATTCTCGGTGTAATTGTACTTGTGTTAGGCATTATTGAACATGTTTCTGGCCAGACAATTATGCAGATGATTGCGTAA
- a CDS encoding response regulator transcription factor produces MLKILVAEDEAKLRYIICGYLKNEGYQVEEAADGEEALEKFYSDHFSMVLLDVMMPKMDGYEVCQEIRKVSDVPIMILTARNTEFDELMGFKYGADEYISKPFSPKILVTRVKSLLKRAGLLQESEFILGDLKIVYREHCVYQGEQKIALTPREYDLLCYLVANKNLVLSRDQILQSVWGMDYEGDSRTVDTHIKCLRVKIPVTQQWIKTVRKCGYKFEVNEE; encoded by the coding sequence ATGCTGAAAATATTAGTAGCAGAAGACGAAGCAAAACTGCGGTATATTATATGCGGTTATTTAAAAAATGAAGGATATCAAGTAGAAGAAGCTGCGGATGGAGAGGAAGCTTTGGAAAAATTCTATAGTGACCACTTTTCTATGGTTTTACTGGATGTAATGATGCCAAAAATGGATGGATATGAGGTGTGCCAAGAAATCAGAAAAGTTTCGGATGTCCCAATTATGATTTTAACAGCCAGAAATACAGAGTTTGATGAATTGATGGGTTTTAAATATGGAGCGGATGAATATATTTCTAAACCATTTAGCCCTAAAATACTGGTAACCCGGGTAAAAAGCCTGTTAAAACGTGCTGGTCTGCTACAGGAAAGCGAGTTTATCCTGGGGGATTTAAAAATTGTATACCGGGAGCACTGCGTTTACCAAGGGGAGCAGAAAATTGCATTGACCCCAAGGGAATACGACCTACTTTGTTATCTGGTAGCGAATAAAAACCTTGTCCTCAGCCGTGACCAGATCTTGCAATCGGTTTGGGGAATGGATTACGAAGGGGATTCCCGTACTGTAGATACCCATATTAAATGTTTGCGGGTAAAAATCCCAGTTACTCAACAGTGGATTAAAACGGTAAGAAAATGTGGATATAAATTTGAGGTTAATGAAGAATGA
- a CDS encoding YgiQ family radical SAM protein: MSGFLPISKQDMKDRGIEQLDFICITGDAYVDHPSFGMAIISRVIESEGFTVGVIAQPNYHSLQDFQKLGKPKYAFLVNSGNVDSMVTHYTVAKRRRHDDAYSPGGKGGYRPDRAVNVYCQKLREAFGEEQPIIIGGLEASLRRFAHYDYWDDAVRPTILLESKADLLVYGMGELQTKEIVHRLANGESIKELTDIRGTCYLTEPVNTPWGAKECPSFDQVVASKESYAKACKIQFLEQDQITGKTVIQRHGNWMLVQNPPMRSLNQKELDRVYALPYMRTYHPVYEPMGGVPAIQEVEFSIAHNRGCFGDCNFCAITLHQGRHVTCRSEKSVLAEAKKLTQLPNFKGYIHDVGGPTADFRKPSCQKQNEHGMCRGKKCLAPTPCKNLEVDHKEYLHMLRELRQLDGVKKVFIRSGIRYDYLIEDPDPTFMRELVEHHVSGQLKVAPEHCSNRVLDCMGKPHVEIYKKFMDRFYQTTKEVGKEQYLVPYLMSSHPGCTLKEAIELAEFLKKEHIRPEQVQDFYPTPGTISTCMFYTGYHPLTMEKVYVPKSSEEKAMQRALLQYFMPKNKPLVLKALRQAKRLDLIGTGPNCLVRPDGPSSNPPKQATKQTKGKRGTKWQKGKTTTKRKTGKRN; the protein is encoded by the coding sequence ATGTCAGGATTTTTACCTATTTCCAAACAGGATATGAAAGACCGTGGAATAGAACAGTTGGATTTTATCTGTATTACAGGGGATGCTTATGTTGACCATCCCAGCTTTGGGATGGCCATTATCTCCCGTGTCATTGAATCCGAAGGGTTTACCGTTGGGGTAATTGCCCAGCCTAACTACCATAGCCTACAGGATTTTCAAAAACTAGGGAAACCAAAATACGCTTTTCTGGTCAATTCTGGAAATGTGGATTCAATGGTGACCCACTACACCGTTGCAAAACGGCGTAGGCATGACGATGCCTATTCCCCAGGGGGAAAGGGAGGCTACCGCCCAGACCGGGCAGTCAATGTATACTGCCAAAAACTGCGGGAAGCTTTTGGGGAAGAACAGCCCATTATCATTGGCGGGCTGGAAGCCTCCCTTCGCCGTTTTGCCCACTACGATTATTGGGATGACGCAGTCCGCCCCACAATTTTACTGGAAAGCAAAGCGGATTTATTGGTTTATGGTATGGGGGAATTGCAGACAAAAGAGATTGTCCACCGCCTTGCCAACGGAGAGTCCATCAAGGAGTTAACCGATATCCGAGGTACATGCTATTTAACAGAACCAGTCAACACCCCGTGGGGGGCAAAAGAATGTCCCAGCTTTGACCAGGTAGTCGCCAGTAAGGAAAGCTATGCGAAAGCTTGTAAAATCCAGTTCTTAGAACAGGATCAGATTACAGGTAAGACAGTAATCCAACGCCATGGAAACTGGATGTTGGTGCAAAACCCTCCCATGCGTTCCTTAAACCAAAAAGAACTGGATCGAGTGTATGCCTTGCCATATATGCGGACTTACCACCCAGTATACGAACCAATGGGTGGTGTTCCCGCAATCCAGGAAGTCGAATTTTCTATTGCCCACAATAGAGGATGTTTTGGGGATTGTAACTTCTGCGCTATTACACTACACCAGGGCAGACATGTTACCTGCCGCAGTGAAAAATCCGTCCTTGCGGAGGCAAAAAAATTGACCCAATTGCCAAACTTTAAAGGGTATATCCACGATGTGGGAGGGCCAACAGCTGATTTTCGCAAACCTTCCTGTCAGAAGCAGAATGAACATGGAATGTGCCGGGGCAAAAAATGCCTCGCTCCAACTCCATGCAAAAACCTGGAAGTAGACCACAAAGAATATTTACATATGTTGCGGGAACTTCGGCAATTGGACGGGGTCAAAAAAGTATTTATCCGCTCGGGAATTCGTTACGACTACCTGATCGAAGACCCTGACCCTACTTTTATGAGGGAACTGGTGGAGCACCATGTCAGCGGTCAGTTAAAAGTAGCACCGGAACATTGTTCCAATCGGGTTTTGGACTGTATGGGAAAACCCCATGTGGAAATCTACAAAAAATTCATGGATCGGTTTTACCAAACTACAAAAGAGGTGGGGAAAGAACAATACCTTGTGCCTTACCTGATGTCCTCCCATCCGGGCTGCACCTTAAAAGAGGCTATTGAGCTGGCGGAATTCCTGAAAAAAGAGCATATCCGTCCAGAACAAGTACAGGATTTTTACCCAACCCCTGGAACCATTTCCACCTGTATGTTTTATACAGGGTACCATCCATTGACCATGGAAAAAGTATATGTGCCAAAATCATCCGAAGAAAAAGCAATGCAGCGGGCACTGCTCCAGTATTTTATGCCAAAAAACAAACCTTTGGTACTTAAAGCGTTGCGCCAAGCCAAACGTTTGGATTTAATCGGAACAGGCCCTAACTGTCTTGTCCGTCCGGATGGACCTTCCTCCAATCCACCAAAACAAGCGACCAAACAAACGAAAGGAAAACGGGGAACAAAATGGCAAAAAGGAAAAACTACTACCAAAAGAAAAACCGGAAAACGAAACTAG
- a CDS encoding DNA translocase FtsK → MATKKRTSTKKTKSATKKTTTPRSSSTKGKTPVKKTTTRKPAAKREEQQQYQNHRRHLVCILTFGIGLLVTAFAFITGQNIWTGVHNFLFGLFGIPAFFIGPIIMVMAVLSARERTVFSIQQKLWQIIVLFILICGEVQVLSSQQPVGANLGDKLLFCYDTGTQIKGSGLVGGLIGMPLTAAFGKTASAVLLAILIFIVLLILTGATLIGFFRGMTKPVKKLEEGYVQRRELREEGQGSRFDIDVDLGPESMPEHPVASPKRFCVPDIGEEEPKQSRKEKKRKKQEAIPELTTEEISAVPEEAAQLDDLVKKAAVPPEEQPEIKPDPTIGDELSTRLQEDHQNQYKFPPISLLKAHTKNNNRDVSGELRANADRLVDTLKSFGVETRIIDICRGPSVTRYELQPSAGVKISKITNLADDIALNLASGGVRIEAPIPNKAAVGIEVPNKKNDIVMLREIVEDSSFRQAKSPLSFALGKDIAGNPMVADIGKMPHVLIAGSTGSGKSVCINSLIISLIYKSSPDDVRLLMIDPKVVELGIYNGIPHLLVPVVTDPRKAAGALGWAVTEMLNRYKLFADNSVRDINGYNRMAHNSEDVAPLPQIVIIIDELADLMMAASNEVEDSICRLAQMARAAGMHLVIATQRPSVDVITGVIKANIPSRIAFAVSSQVDSRTILDGSGAEKLLGKGDMLFSPVGSQKPTRVQGCFVSDDEVEQVVEFIKSQETADYSDDIIEEIEKQAVAEPQKQNGGGGFDDHDVMLPEAIECVVEAGQASTSFLQRRLKLGYARAARIMDEMEQRGIVGPQEGSKPRQVLLNKQQWIEMNLNQNND, encoded by the coding sequence ATGGCAACAAAAAAGCGGACATCCACCAAAAAGACAAAATCTGCAACAAAAAAAACAACTACACCCCGCAGCAGTTCCACTAAGGGAAAAACGCCTGTGAAAAAGACGACTACCAGAAAACCAGCTGCCAAACGGGAAGAACAGCAACAATACCAAAACCATCGGAGGCATCTAGTTTGCATTTTGACGTTTGGGATTGGTTTATTGGTTACTGCATTCGCCTTTATTACAGGGCAGAATATCTGGACAGGTGTCCACAACTTCCTGTTTGGTTTGTTTGGAATACCAGCCTTTTTTATTGGGCCGATTATCATGGTGATGGCGGTCCTTTCCGCAAGGGAAAGAACTGTTTTTTCCATCCAACAAAAACTGTGGCAGATTATTGTATTGTTTATCCTGATTTGTGGGGAAGTACAAGTGTTAAGCAGCCAGCAGCCTGTAGGCGCTAACTTGGGGGATAAACTGCTGTTCTGCTATGATACTGGAACCCAGATCAAAGGCAGTGGGCTGGTAGGCGGATTGATTGGAATGCCGTTGACTGCTGCTTTTGGCAAAACGGCATCAGCGGTTTTGCTGGCTATTCTCATTTTTATTGTATTGCTTATTTTAACCGGCGCAACGTTAATTGGATTTTTCCGTGGTATGACAAAGCCAGTGAAAAAACTGGAAGAAGGATATGTCCAACGTCGGGAACTGCGGGAAGAAGGGCAGGGAAGCCGGTTTGATATTGATGTAGACCTGGGACCGGAATCTATGCCAGAACATCCAGTAGCTTCCCCAAAACGGTTTTGTGTCCCCGATATTGGGGAAGAAGAACCAAAACAATCTAGAAAAGAGAAAAAACGAAAGAAACAGGAAGCTATCCCTGAGTTAACAACAGAGGAGATTTCTGCTGTTCCAGAAGAAGCCGCCCAGTTGGATGACCTGGTGAAAAAAGCGGCTGTCCCACCAGAAGAGCAACCGGAGATAAAACCCGACCCAACCATTGGGGACGAGCTTTCCACTCGTTTGCAGGAGGATCACCAAAACCAATATAAATTTCCTCCGATCAGCCTGCTAAAAGCACATACGAAAAACAATAACCGGGATGTTAGTGGGGAACTGCGTGCCAACGCTGACCGTCTGGTGGATACCTTAAAAAGCTTTGGGGTGGAAACCAGGATTATTGATATCTGCCGTGGACCAAGTGTAACCCGCTATGAATTGCAGCCTTCTGCCGGGGTGAAAATCAGCAAGATTACCAATCTGGCGGATGATATTGCCCTCAATTTGGCGTCTGGCGGAGTGAGGATTGAAGCACCAATTCCCAACAAAGCTGCTGTAGGAATTGAAGTCCCCAATAAGAAAAACGATATCGTCATGCTGCGGGAAATTGTGGAGGATTCTTCCTTCCGCCAGGCAAAAAGCCCGTTGTCCTTTGCTTTGGGTAAGGACATTGCTGGAAACCCAATGGTGGCGGATATCGGAAAAATGCCCCATGTGCTGATTGCAGGCTCTACCGGTTCTGGTAAGTCGGTTTGCATCAACTCATTGATTATCAGCTTAATCTATAAGAGTTCGCCGGATGATGTCCGTTTGTTGATGATCGACCCAAAAGTAGTAGAATTAGGAATTTATAACGGCATCCCCCATCTGTTGGTTCCAGTGGTAACCGATCCCCGGAAAGCTGCTGGCGCATTGGGATGGGCCGTTACCGAAATGCTCAACCGATACAAATTGTTCGCGGACAACAGTGTCCGGGATATTAACGGCTATAATCGGATGGCACACAATTCAGAAGACGTTGCGCCGTTGCCCCAAATTGTGATTATCATTGACGAGTTGGCCGATTTGATGATGGCAGCCTCCAACGAGGTAGAGGATTCGATCTGCCGGCTGGCGCAGATGGCACGTGCGGCTGGGATGCACCTGGTCATTGCGACCCAGCGCCCCTCTGTGGATGTTATCACTGGCGTAATCAAGGCAAATATTCCAAGCCGTATTGCGTTTGCGGTTTCTTCCCAGGTGGATTCCAGAACCATTTTGGATGGCAGTGGGGCGGAAAAATTATTGGGAAAAGGGGATATGTTATTTTCCCCTGTTGGTTCCCAAAAACCCACTCGTGTACAAGGCTGTTTTGTCAGCGATGATGAGGTAGAACAGGTAGTGGAATTCATCAAATCACAGGAAACCGCCGATTATAGCGATGACATTATCGAAGAAATTGAAAAACAGGCAGTGGCAGAACCGCAAAAACAAAATGGTGGTGGAGGTTTTGATGACCACGACGTCATGTTACCAGAAGCCATTGAGTGTGTTGTGGAAGCGGGACAAGCCTCTACTTCTTTCCTGCAAAGGAGGCTGAAGCTGGGGTATGCCCGTGCGGCACGAATTATGGATGAGATGGAACAACGTGGAATTGTCGGACCTCAAGAGGGGAGCAAGCCACGTCAGGTACTGCTCAATAAACAGCAATGGATTGAAATGAACCTCAATCAGAACAACGATTAG